A window from Sinorhizobium fredii encodes these proteins:
- a CDS encoding ABC transporter permease — protein MRREPPQTLGDYSPLLFPAAMLTIFFVVPFGTMIAVSFFQRQQGGFYTTAFVFDNYQRFLSAFFGGVLGFSLMMAIAVAICCVVLALPFTYLLTRMARRVQIVWLVALLSILSLSEVIIGFAWSTLFSRTAGITNILVALGLMGEAKALTPSFAAVLTGMVYQAFPYTVLVLFPALVRLDPTLTEAARTLGASPLRAFFTVVVPALRNTIVATLIMVFIFALGSYLLPQLLGRPQHWTLSVLITDQAIYQSNMPFAAAMAVFLVLVTLGLVALTVIAGRKGEAA, from the coding sequence ATGAGACGCGAACCGCCCCAGACCCTTGGCGACTACTCGCCGCTGCTCTTCCCCGCGGCGATGCTCACCATCTTCTTCGTCGTGCCCTTCGGCACGATGATCGCCGTCAGCTTTTTCCAGCGCCAGCAGGGCGGTTTCTATACAACGGCCTTCGTCTTCGACAATTACCAGCGATTCCTTTCGGCCTTCTTCGGCGGGGTGCTCGGCTTCTCGCTGATGATGGCGATCGCGGTCGCCATTTGCTGCGTGGTGCTGGCGCTGCCGTTCACCTATCTGCTGACGCGCATGGCACGTCGTGTGCAGATCGTCTGGCTGGTCGCGCTGCTCTCGATCCTCTCGCTTTCCGAGGTCATCATCGGCTTTGCCTGGTCGACGCTCTTCTCGCGCACCGCCGGCATCACCAACATCCTCGTCGCCCTCGGTCTGATGGGCGAGGCCAAGGCCTTGACGCCGAGTTTCGCAGCGGTGCTGACCGGAATGGTCTATCAGGCCTTCCCCTATACGGTGCTCGTCCTGTTCCCGGCGCTCGTCCGGCTCGATCCGACCCTGACCGAAGCCGCCCGCACACTCGGCGCCTCGCCGCTCAGGGCCTTCTTCACCGTCGTCGTGCCGGCACTCAGGAACACCATCGTCGCAACGCTGATCATGGTGTTCATCTTCGCCCTCGGCTCCTATCTGTTGCCGCAACTTCTCGGTCGGCCGCAGCACTGGACGCTCTCGGTGTTGATCACCGATCAGGCGATCTATCAGTCGAACATGCCCTTTGCCGCCGCGATGGCCGTATTCCTCGTGCTGGTGACGCTCGGCCTGGTGGCGCTCACGGTGATTGCCGGACGGAAAGGAGAGGCGGCATGA
- a CDS encoding NADPH-dependent FMN reductase — MTKLLGISGSLRKASFNTGLLTAAKAVAPEEVEFEAATLHGIPLYDGDVEAESGVPAPVEALKQRIIAADGVILFTPEYNNSVPGVLKNAVDWLSRPAADIGKVFGGRPFALAGASPGNFGTILSQNAWLPVIRTLGAELWSGKRLMVPKARTVFDSEAQLTDEETRERLRAFVQAFAEYAATVKAHR; from the coding sequence ATGACGAAACTACTCGGCATATCGGGAAGCCTGCGCAAGGCTTCCTTCAACACCGGACTGCTTACGGCCGCGAAGGCGGTCGCACCAGAGGAGGTCGAGTTCGAGGCCGCAACGCTGCACGGCATTCCGCTGTATGACGGGGATGTCGAGGCGGAGAGCGGCGTGCCGGCTCCGGTAGAGGCGCTGAAACAGCGGATCATCGCGGCGGACGGCGTCATTCTCTTCACGCCGGAATACAACAACTCCGTGCCCGGCGTTCTCAAAAATGCCGTCGATTGGCTGAGCCGCCCGGCCGCCGACATTGGCAAGGTGTTCGGCGGACGTCCCTTCGCGCTCGCCGGCGCCTCGCCGGGGAATTTCGGAACCATTCTCAGCCAGAATGCCTGGCTCCCGGTGATTCGGACGCTCGGTGCCGAGCTTTGGTCGGGCAAGCGGCTGATGGTGCCGAAAGCCCGCACCGTTTTCGACAGTGAAGCGCAATTGACAGATGAGGAAACCCGCGAGCGACTGCGCGCCTTCGTTCAGGCCTTTGCGGAATATGCGGCGACGGTGAAGGCGCATCGGTAG
- a CDS encoding VOC family protein, with protein sequence MTSGIHHITLISRRVQANVDFYVGFLGLHLVKRTGGFEDPNQLHLFYGDASGSPGSLVSFLIWEDGSPGRVGSGQPSEIAFAVPTQSIGFWLTRALRFNIQATGPAQEFGEPVLRLKDPDGVIVKLVGTDALAEPAPWASRDIPESDSIRRLRGATVLTEKPKETAHFLQSHFGYREAAATETIHRLVSSSGDVIDVRDATGFWAAAPGTGTIDHIAFRAPDEATVLAVRADLEQEHAGATNAHDRKYFFSLYVREPGGSLYELATDGPGFAVDELPDALGSKLFLPPHLSSDPAATLVRLPQFALPDEPRLTLRDLPFIHRFHHPERMNERTFVLLHGSGGNETDMLPFGHQLDPRATLIGVRGRSTEEGFPRWFRRLSMTTFDQRDIRSEAEAFAAFVDEAREAYGLDLARTVFIGYSNGANLLAAVMLLHPGAIRNAVLMRAMAALEDAPRADLAGTNVLMLTGKDDIYGRHAPQLKAELRESGANFEAVDLDTGHGIGPEDVAVIRPWLAERGL encoded by the coding sequence GTGACCAGCGGCATTCACCACATCACGCTGATCAGCCGCAGGGTTCAGGCGAATGTCGACTTCTATGTCGGATTCCTCGGCCTGCACCTCGTCAAGCGAACCGGCGGCTTCGAGGATCCCAATCAGTTGCACCTCTTCTACGGCGATGCGTCGGGCTCGCCCGGCTCGCTCGTCTCCTTCCTGATATGGGAGGATGGCTCGCCGGGGCGCGTCGGCTCCGGCCAACCGAGCGAGATCGCCTTCGCCGTCCCAACGCAGAGCATCGGCTTTTGGCTGACGCGCGCCCTGCGGTTCAACATCCAGGCGACCGGTCCGGCGCAGGAGTTCGGCGAACCGGTGCTGCGGCTCAAGGATCCGGACGGGGTGATCGTCAAGCTGGTCGGCACCGACGCGCTCGCCGAGCCCGCCCCCTGGGCAAGCCGCGACATCCCGGAGTCGGATTCGATCCGGCGCCTGCGCGGAGCCACCGTGCTGACCGAAAAGCCGAAGGAAACGGCGCATTTTCTCCAGAGCCATTTCGGCTATCGGGAGGCCGCCGCGACGGAGACGATACATCGCCTCGTCTCCTCATCCGGCGATGTCATCGACGTGCGTGACGCAACCGGCTTCTGGGCTGCGGCACCCGGGACCGGGACGATCGATCACATCGCCTTTCGCGCCCCGGACGAGGCGACCGTGCTCGCCGTGCGCGCCGATCTCGAACAGGAACACGCCGGCGCCACCAACGCCCATGATCGGAAATATTTCTTCTCGCTCTATGTGCGCGAGCCCGGCGGCTCGCTTTACGAGCTTGCCACCGACGGCCCCGGCTTTGCGGTCGATGAACTTCCTGACGCGCTCGGTTCAAAACTCTTCCTGCCGCCGCATTTGAGCAGCGATCCCGCCGCGACGCTGGTCCGGCTGCCGCAATTCGCGCTTCCCGATGAGCCGCGGCTGACGCTCCGTGACCTGCCCTTTATCCACCGCTTTCATCATCCGGAGCGGATGAACGAGCGGACCTTTGTGCTGCTGCATGGCAGCGGCGGTAACGAGACCGACATGCTCCCCTTCGGCCATCAGCTCGATCCGCGCGCGACGCTGATCGGCGTGCGCGGCCGCAGCACCGAGGAAGGGTTTCCCCGCTGGTTTCGCCGCCTGTCGATGACCACCTTCGACCAGCGCGACATCCGCTCGGAAGCGGAAGCCTTCGCCGCTTTCGTCGACGAGGCGCGCGAGGCCTACGGGCTTGATCTCGCAAGGACCGTGTTCATCGGCTATTCGAACGGCGCCAATCTGCTCGCGGCCGTCATGCTCCTTCACCCGGGCGCCATCAGGAATGCGGTGCTGATGCGGGCCATGGCGGCCCTCGAGGATGCACCGAGGGCCGACCTCGCGGGCACGAACGTCTTGATGCTGACCGGCAAGGACGACATCTACGGCAGACACGCGCCGCAGTTGAAGGCGGAACTGCGGGAAAGCGGCGCGAATTTCGAGGCGGTCGACCTCGACACCGGACACGGCATCGGCCCGGAAGACGTTGCCGTCATTCGTCCTTGGCTCGCGGAACGAGGGCTATAA
- a CDS encoding ring-cleaving dioxygenase gives MSLQLTGIHHLTAITANAPENLRFYTKVLGLRLVKKTVNQDDTSAYHLFYADGKATPGSDLTFFDWPVGPEGRGTHSISRTGLRVGGAQSVEWWKRRFDELEVSSGEIGEIDGRMSLDFEDGEGQRFRLVDDGGVTPSHPWERSPVTAEHQIRGLGPITISVPDITNTALVLTHVMNMREVRHYPSPDGNGKVHVFSMGEGGAGAELHVAVQPDLPIARQGAGAVHHVAFRAPDVAHLHQWTERLKAFHLPSSGEVERFYFRSLYFREPNGILFEIATDGPGFAVDEPLESLGERLSLPPFLEPKRAQIEARLKPLE, from the coding sequence ATGAGCTTGCAACTGACAGGTATTCACCACTTGACGGCGATTACCGCGAATGCGCCGGAAAATTTGCGCTTCTACACGAAAGTGCTGGGGCTGCGGCTCGTCAAGAAGACCGTCAACCAGGACGACACCTCGGCCTACCATCTCTTCTACGCCGACGGTAAGGCAACGCCGGGCTCGGATCTGACCTTTTTCGACTGGCCGGTCGGACCGGAAGGGCGCGGGACGCACAGCATCTCGCGCACCGGGCTGCGCGTCGGTGGTGCGCAAAGCGTCGAATGGTGGAAGCGGCGCTTCGACGAGCTCGAAGTGTCGTCAGGCGAAATCGGCGAAATCGATGGCCGGATGTCTCTCGATTTCGAGGACGGCGAGGGCCAGCGGTTCCGGCTGGTGGACGACGGCGGAGTCACGCCTTCGCATCCGTGGGAAAGGAGTCCGGTCACGGCCGAGCACCAGATCAGGGGTCTCGGGCCGATCACCATCAGCGTACCGGATATCACCAATACGGCGCTCGTGCTCACCCATGTCATGAACATGCGCGAGGTGCGCCACTATCCCTCGCCGGACGGAAACGGCAAGGTGCATGTGTTCTCGATGGGCGAGGGCGGGGCGGGTGCCGAACTCCATGTCGCGGTCCAGCCGGACCTGCCGATCGCCCGGCAGGGAGCCGGCGCCGTCCACCACGTCGCGTTCCGCGCGCCGGATGTCGCCCATCTGCACCAGTGGACGGAGAGGCTGAAGGCCTTCCATCTGCCCTCGAGCGGCGAGGTGGAGCGCTTTTATTTCCGTTCGCTCTATTTCCGCGAGCCGAACGGCATCCTGTTCGAGATCGCCACGGACGGCCCCGGCTTTGCCGTCGACGAGCCCTTGGAGTCGCTCGGGGAGAGGCTATCTCTGCCGCCCTTCCTGGAGCCGAAGCGGGCGCAGATCGAGGCGCGGCTTAAGCCGCTGGAATAG
- a CDS encoding transporter substrate-binding domain-containing protein, translating to MTIQTKLKAVFAAALMVGAAAGMAHADAVDDIKAAGQINVGIFSDFPPFSSASADMSIKGYDVDVAQQIADALGVKLNLVSVTGQNRIPYLNDKRVDILMSVGYSKERAEVIDFAAAYAPYYIAVIGPAELKVAGKDDLADKTIAVNRGTLEDTSLTEAAPASANIQRFDNYNAVIQAFISGQTQLMVVGNDVGAQVLARQEALKPEQKFQLLTSPSHIGLNKNEERLKQSVNETVAKMLANGKLDESSQTWLKTPLNPDNLKD from the coding sequence ATGACAATCCAAACCAAGCTGAAAGCAGTATTTGCCGCCGCACTGATGGTCGGTGCCGCGGCTGGAATGGCGCATGCCGATGCCGTCGACGACATCAAGGCCGCAGGCCAGATCAATGTCGGCATCTTCTCGGATTTCCCGCCGTTCTCGTCGGCCAGCGCCGATATGAGCATCAAAGGCTATGACGTCGACGTCGCGCAGCAGATCGCCGATGCGCTCGGCGTGAAGCTCAATCTCGTCAGCGTGACCGGTCAGAACCGCATTCCCTATCTCAATGACAAGCGCGTCGATATCCTGATGAGCGTCGGCTACTCGAAGGAGCGTGCCGAGGTTATCGACTTCGCGGCCGCCTACGCGCCCTACTACATTGCCGTCATCGGTCCGGCCGAACTCAAGGTCGCCGGCAAGGACGATCTCGCCGACAAGACGATCGCCGTCAATCGCGGAACGCTGGAGGACACGTCGCTGACCGAGGCTGCACCGGCCTCTGCCAACATTCAACGCTTCGACAACTACAATGCGGTTATTCAGGCCTTCATCTCCGGCCAGACGCAGCTGATGGTCGTCGGTAATGACGTCGGCGCACAGGTTCTCGCGCGGCAGGAGGCCTTGAAGCCGGAACAGAAGTTTCAGCTGCTGACCTCACCCTCGCATATCGGCCTCAACAAGAACGAGGAACGTCTGAAGCAATCGGTCAACGAGACAGTCGCCAAGATGCTCGCGAACGGCAAATTGGACGAAAGCTCGCAGACATGGCTGAAAACGCCGCTCAACCCCGACAACCTAAAGGACTAA
- a CDS encoding carbon-nitrogen hydrolase family protein, producing MMKLAALQMKSVGGDIAANLARIEGAASESAAKGATLLVTPELGITGYGAGEDIRALAEPADGSTVEALRRISRDAGIAIIAGFAEREGAAVYNSAVHVDGDAAPTVYRKSHLYGDYERSLFTPAEPSTRLFEHRGVTCGMLICYDVEFPENVRRLAAAGTDAVLVPTALPAGWSGTFITDHMIQTRAFENQVFVAYVNHCGSDAMFSFAGLSCIASPDGQVMAKANSADETVIFAEIDPQAFAISRAENTYLKDLRRV from the coding sequence ATGATGAAGCTCGCGGCCCTGCAGATGAAAAGCGTCGGCGGCGATATCGCCGCCAATCTCGCCCGTATCGAAGGCGCGGCTTCCGAGTCTGCGGCCAAGGGGGCGACATTGCTGGTGACGCCCGAACTCGGGATTACCGGTTACGGCGCGGGTGAGGATATCCGGGCGCTCGCCGAGCCTGCCGACGGATCGACCGTTGAAGCCTTGCGGCGGATCTCGCGTGACGCCGGGATCGCCATCATCGCCGGCTTTGCCGAGCGCGAAGGCGCGGCCGTCTACAACAGCGCCGTCCATGTAGACGGGGACGCCGCGCCGACGGTTTACCGGAAATCGCATCTCTATGGTGACTACGAGCGATCGCTGTTTACGCCGGCGGAGCCCTCGACGCGCCTCTTCGAGCATCGCGGCGTCACCTGCGGCATGCTGATCTGCTACGATGTCGAATTCCCGGAAAATGTCCGGCGCCTGGCAGCGGCCGGGACCGATGCCGTGTTGGTGCCGACGGCGCTGCCGGCCGGCTGGTCGGGCACCTTCATAACCGATCACATGATTCAGACCCGGGCCTTCGAGAACCAGGTCTTCGTCGCCTATGTCAACCATTGCGGCTCGGACGCGATGTTCTCCTTCGCCGGTCTTTCCTGCATCGCATCGCCCGACGGACAGGTCATGGCGAAAGCCAATTCCGCCGACGAAACGGTGATCTTCGCGGAAATCGACCCGCAGGCCTTTGCCATTTCGCGGGCGGAGAATACCTACCTCAAGGATCTCAGACGGGTCTGA
- a CDS encoding ABC transporter substrate-binding protein, with amino-acid sequence MNISSIKRRTLLGAGLAGASMLAMPAVLRAQDKSLKVGVYGGYFKDSFDKNIFPEFTKATGIAVESIAEPTGEAWLVQLEQAARAGQAPADVSMMSQVAMLKGQATELWTPIDMAKIKHASDLLDRFVNKYPDGRVAGVGAVSWYITLVTNTNVYKEAPTSWTALWDPANADKLGLLALVSNSFLLEVTAKTHMGGTNALDTEEGILKAFEKLAEVKPNVRLWYRDEAQFEQALKSGEIPMGQYYHDVTGLAAADGHPVRSTFPKEGGIQDSGCWALSRASQKSAEAHIFIDYMCQPAIQATLSRKVGTSPTVKRESTDLTDKEFAAVSSDIEPIVPRYDLYQTKSDWLNQKWTELIVG; translated from the coding sequence ATGAACATCAGTTCCATCAAGCGCCGCACGCTGCTGGGGGCGGGGCTTGCCGGTGCATCGATGCTGGCAATGCCGGCGGTGCTGAGGGCCCAGGACAAGTCGCTGAAGGTCGGCGTCTATGGCGGCTACTTCAAGGACTCCTTCGACAAGAACATCTTCCCGGAGTTTACCAAGGCAACCGGGATTGCCGTGGAGTCGATCGCCGAGCCGACCGGCGAGGCCTGGCTGGTTCAGCTCGAGCAGGCTGCCCGTGCCGGTCAGGCGCCGGCAGACGTTTCGATGATGTCGCAGGTCGCGATGCTCAAGGGTCAGGCGACCGAGCTGTGGACGCCGATCGATATGGCGAAGATCAAGCATGCGTCGGACCTTCTCGACCGCTTCGTCAACAAATATCCGGATGGCCGCGTTGCCGGCGTCGGGGCGGTCTCCTGGTACATTACGCTCGTCACCAACACCAATGTCTACAAGGAGGCGCCGACCTCCTGGACAGCCCTCTGGGATCCGGCGAACGCCGACAAGCTCGGCCTGCTGGCGCTGGTTTCGAACTCCTTCCTGCTGGAAGTGACCGCCAAGACCCACATGGGCGGCACGAATGCGCTCGACACGGAAGAGGGCATCCTGAAGGCGTTCGAGAAGCTCGCCGAAGTGAAGCCGAATGTCCGCCTCTGGTACCGTGACGAGGCGCAGTTCGAGCAGGCGCTGAAGTCGGGCGAAATCCCAATGGGCCAGTACTATCACGACGTCACCGGCCTTGCCGCTGCAGACGGCCACCCGGTTCGCTCGACCTTCCCGAAGGAAGGCGGCATCCAGGATTCCGGTTGCTGGGCCCTGTCGCGCGCCTCGCAGAAGTCGGCGGAGGCGCACATCTTCATCGACTACATGTGCCAGCCCGCCATCCAGGCGACGCTGTCGCGCAAGGTCGGCACCTCACCGACCGTCAAGCGCGAGTCGACCGACCTGACGGACAAGGAATTTGCCGCGGTGTCGTCCGATATCGAGCCGATCGTCCCGCGCTACGATCTCTATCAAACGAAGTCCGATTGGCTGAACCAGAAGTGGACGGAACTGATCGTCGGCTGA
- a CDS encoding amino acid ABC transporter permease yields MGYSLDFGWLNGAMGAIAHGAAMTLLLIACTTVLGILISVLLAAARRSRYDLLSKAVATYVEVIRNTPFLVQLFFIFFGLPSIGIRLDPVIAAILAMTLNMAAYTTEIVGAGLDAVPKGQSEAALALGLKQRQVFIKIILPQALKVIFPALTSQVVIMMLESAVVSQIAVRELAHEADLLQARTFRSFETYLVVTMIYLGLSMAIRRFLVAGGRRVLGAGVS; encoded by the coding sequence ATGGGCTACAGCCTCGATTTCGGTTGGCTAAATGGTGCAATGGGCGCGATCGCTCACGGCGCTGCCATGACGTTGCTGCTAATCGCCTGCACGACGGTGCTCGGCATTCTCATCAGCGTTCTCCTGGCGGCTGCACGCCGCAGCCGCTATGACCTTCTGAGCAAGGCTGTGGCGACCTATGTCGAAGTGATCCGCAATACGCCCTTCCTGGTACAGCTTTTCTTCATCTTTTTTGGCTTGCCGAGCATTGGCATTCGCCTCGATCCGGTCATCGCGGCGATCCTGGCGATGACCCTCAACATGGCCGCCTACACGACCGAGATCGTCGGCGCGGGTCTCGATGCCGTGCCAAAGGGACAGAGCGAGGCGGCTTTGGCACTCGGCCTGAAGCAGCGGCAGGTCTTCATCAAGATCATCCTGCCTCAGGCACTCAAGGTGATCTTCCCGGCACTGACCAGTCAGGTCGTCATCATGATGTTGGAATCGGCGGTCGTTTCGCAGATCGCCGTGCGCGAACTCGCCCACGAGGCAGACCTGCTGCAGGCGCGGACTTTCCGCTCCTTCGAGACCTATCTTGTGGTCACCATGATCTATCTCGGCCTGTCGATGGCGATCAGACGGTTTCTTGTCGCCGGCGGCCGGCGGGTGTTAGGGGCGGGTGTGTCGTGA
- a CDS encoding ABC transporter permease, giving the protein MTSVFRKFYFFLIALFLALPLIVVAGVSVNQKQTLAFPPEGFSTSWYGEIFLNTEWRNALFASVTLAVLSAALAVAIALPLAWFLWRRVAPWANIFQLLGVAPFTLPPVITALGLLTFWATAGFYGQPWTAVVSHGIFFVTLPLVTLSLGFTSIDRSLVEAAATMGADERTIFRTVVLPLILPYIVSGYAFAFVLSLNEYIVAYMTVGFTMETLPIKIFNALRYGYTPTMASVTVLFVSTAALIFGLVARFGDLPKLLGAMASDQK; this is encoded by the coding sequence ATGACGTCCGTTTTCCGCAAGTTCTATTTCTTCCTGATCGCCCTTTTCCTGGCGCTGCCGCTGATCGTCGTCGCCGGCGTCTCGGTCAACCAGAAGCAGACCCTCGCCTTTCCGCCCGAAGGCTTTTCGACCTCCTGGTATGGGGAGATCTTCCTGAACACGGAATGGCGAAACGCGCTTTTCGCCTCGGTGACGCTTGCGGTCCTTTCGGCGGCACTTGCCGTCGCGATCGCCCTGCCGCTCGCCTGGTTCCTGTGGCGGCGGGTGGCGCCCTGGGCGAATATTTTCCAGCTCCTCGGTGTCGCCCCCTTCACGCTGCCGCCGGTGATCACGGCGCTCGGCCTCTTGACCTTCTGGGCGACCGCCGGCTTCTACGGTCAGCCGTGGACGGCGGTGGTCAGCCACGGGATCTTCTTCGTGACCTTGCCGCTGGTGACGTTGTCGCTCGGCTTCACCTCGATCGATCGCTCGCTGGTCGAGGCCGCCGCGACGATGGGTGCCGACGAACGCACCATTTTCCGTACCGTAGTGCTGCCGCTGATCCTGCCCTATATCGTCTCGGGCTACGCCTTCGCCTTCGTGCTGTCGCTCAACGAATATATCGTCGCCTATATGACAGTTGGGTTCACGATGGAGACGCTGCCGATCAAGATCTTCAACGCGCTGCGCTATGGCTACACGCCGACCATGGCTTCGGTGACGGTGCTCTTCGTTTCGACGGCGGCGCTCATCTTCGGTCTCGTCGCCCGCTTCGGCGATCTACCGAAGCTGCTCGGCGCCATGGCATCCGATCAAAAATGA
- a CDS encoding ABC transporter ATP-binding protein has product MSGLALQNVVKEFGAFRAVNDVDLTVPHGTFVCMLGPSGCGKTTLLRMIAGLDLPTAGAIRLDGEDITRVPTHKRNLGMVFQSLALFPHLTVGENIAYPLRIRGAPKEEQKKRVDELLSMIHLPGYSDRPVSKLSGGQRQRVAIARALAISPKLFLLDEPLSALDAKLREAMQVELRQLQQKLGITTIVVTHDQREAMTMADTVVVMSGGEIRQAASPIEIYRRPADSFVADFIGQTNLIEAEADSRNHVTVLGQPVPGLQLPTGAAKATISIRPEDVHLTAPGAGALTGTVTFVRDLGGTIETFVDVAGRQIVAVSTPRERPEVSVGQQVGVALTPDVCVVLRK; this is encoded by the coding sequence ATGTCGGGACTTGCCCTTCAGAACGTCGTCAAGGAATTCGGGGCCTTCCGGGCCGTCAACGACGTCGACCTCACCGTGCCGCACGGCACCTTCGTCTGCATGCTCGGCCCTTCCGGCTGCGGCAAGACGACCCTTCTGCGGATGATTGCCGGGCTCGACCTGCCGACCGCGGGCGCCATCCGGCTCGACGGCGAGGACATCACCCGCGTGCCGACCCACAAGCGCAACCTCGGCATGGTGTTCCAGTCGCTGGCGCTTTTTCCGCATCTGACGGTCGGCGAGAACATCGCCTACCCCTTGCGCATCCGCGGTGCGCCGAAGGAGGAGCAGAAGAAGCGGGTCGACGAACTCCTGTCGATGATCCATCTTCCCGGTTACTCGGACCGGCCGGTTTCCAAGCTCTCGGGCGGCCAGCGCCAGCGTGTCGCGATCGCCCGGGCGCTGGCGATCTCGCCGAAGCTCTTCCTGCTCGACGAGCCGCTCTCGGCACTCGACGCGAAGCTGCGCGAGGCGATGCAGGTGGAGCTCCGGCAATTGCAGCAGAAGCTCGGCATCACCACGATTGTCGTCACCCATGACCAGCGCGAGGCGATGACCATGGCCGATACAGTGGTTGTCATGAGCGGCGGCGAAATCCGCCAGGCGGCGTCGCCGATCGAAATCTATCGCCGGCCGGCCGACAGCTTCGTCGCCGACTTCATCGGCCAGACCAATCTCATCGAAGCGGAAGCGGATAGCCGCAATCATGTGACCGTGCTCGGCCAGCCGGTGCCGGGCCTGCAACTGCCGACCGGGGCCGCCAAGGCGACGATCTCGATCCGGCCGGAGGACGTTCATCTGACCGCACCAGGGGCCGGGGCGCTGACCGGCACCGTCACTTTCGTGCGCGACCTCGGCGGCACGATCGAGACCTTCGTCGATGTCGCCGGCCGCCAGATCGTCGCGGTCTCGACCCCGCGCGAGCGTCCGGAGGTCTCGGTCGGCCAGCAGGTGGGCGTAGCCCTCACGCCGGATGTCTGCGTGGTGCTGCGCAAATGA
- a CDS encoding amino acid ABC transporter permease has protein sequence MIEFTFWDILRNLVFATRWTLLLSIVAFAGGAAVGLLILFARISKRPWLRRFGAGYIALFQGTPLLMQLFLMFFGLPMLGFRIEPWTAAALGLTFYASAYLAEIWRGGVEALPRGQWDAGASLGLHYLQELRLVILPQAFAITRPPVVGFLVQLIKSTALTSIIGFEELLRTANAINNATFEPFTVYGLVAVIFFVLCYPLTQYARMLERRTPAH, from the coding sequence GTGATCGAATTCACCTTTTGGGACATTCTGCGCAATCTGGTTTTCGCAACGCGCTGGACACTCTTGCTCTCAATCGTGGCCTTCGCAGGCGGAGCGGCGGTCGGGCTGCTGATCCTCTTTGCGCGTATATCGAAGCGGCCGTGGCTGCGCCGCTTCGGTGCCGGCTACATCGCGCTCTTCCAGGGCACGCCGCTGCTGATGCAGCTCTTCCTGATGTTCTTCGGCCTGCCGATGCTCGGCTTCCGCATCGAGCCCTGGACGGCCGCAGCCCTTGGACTCACTTTCTACGCCAGCGCTTATCTTGCAGAAATCTGGCGAGGGGGCGTCGAAGCGTTGCCTCGCGGCCAGTGGGACGCCGGTGCGAGCCTTGGCCTCCACTATCTCCAGGAGTTGCGTCTCGTCATCCTGCCGCAGGCCTTCGCGATCACCCGTCCGCCGGTGGTTGGGTTCCTGGTGCAACTCATCAAGAGTACGGCACTGACCTCGATCATCGGATTCGAGGAGCTTCTCAGGACGGCCAATGCGATCAATAATGCCACTTTCGAACCTTTCACGGTCTATGGGTTGGTCGCGGTGATTTTCTTCGTGCTGTGCTACCCTCTGACGCAATATGCGCGAATGCTCGAGCGACGTACGCCAGCACATTGA